The Theobroma cacao cultivar B97-61/B2 chromosome 1, Criollo_cocoa_genome_V2, whole genome shotgun sequence genome contains the following window.
CAACATCTTTGCATGGTCCTTGAATTTCTTGGTGATAGTTTACTTCGATTAATCAGGTTTAACCGTTACAAAGGGATTGAATTGAATAAAGTTAGGGAGATCTGCAAATGCATTTTGATGGGTCTGGACTACTTGCATAGGGAACTTGGTATAATCCACACTGACCTAAAACCTGAAAatattcttctcttttccACCATTGATCCTACCAAGGATCCAATTAGATCTGGTCTTACCCCAACTCTTGAAAGGCCTGAGGGGGGCACCCTAAATGGTGGATCTACCATGAACATCATtgagaagaaattgaaaaggAGGGCAAGAAGAGCAGTTGCTAATATATCTGTGAGAAGAGCTTCAATgggaggaggaggagaagcCCCAGAATCTGCGAGATGTCTAGATGGGATTGACGTGAGGTGCAAGGTTGTGGACTTTGGAAATGCATGTTGGGCTGACAAACCATTTGCAGAAGAAATTCAAACGAGACAGTACAGGGCTCCTGAGGTCATACTTCGTTCAGGGTACTACTGTTCTGTTGATATGTGGTCATTTGCTTGCACAGCTTTTGAGCTTGCTACTGGTGACATGATGTTTGCCCCTAAAAGTGGACAAGGATTTAGTGATGATGAGGTAGGACTGTTCTATGCATCATGCTTTTGGAATGTCATTACAGCTCAGGCTGACTGCCTTATCATTGCCCTATTTTTGCATGGTATTTGTTGGGAAATAGGAATAGAGAAAAATTAATGATGAAACCAAGGCATTCTTGACATGTTATATTTTACTGAGATGATGCCTGGTCTGGATCATATTTGTTCTTCACCTATTTTATCTAGGCATTATACGTGTGTTATGCAATGACCGTAGAGTATGTCCTCCTTCCCCTCTGATCCTGTTATTATGgtctcatttcttttcttttctcctggTTGtcaaaaacaataagaaaaaggAGATGTGCTGAGTAGAACACAGGCCTGCATCATATGAATCCTGTTGTGTTTATATAAGGCAAATCGAACTGTGGAGTGTGTTTTGCTTCTGAGAAAGGCGCGCCTTAGGGAGATTCAATTATTGTCTTTGATTAGcatttattatgaatatgcCAACTATCTGTTTTGATTAGTCATGTTTATGGATTGTTTTTCTAATGACAACGACATGTTAaatcaaaagagaaaaggaataACGTTTTTCATTGGAATGTTTCCAGGATCACCTTGCTCTCGTGATGGAACTTCTTGGAAAGATGCCTCGAAAGGTAAAGTTATTTCTGTTTTGATGTCCTCTCctattcataaaattattcttatacAAATTTCCCATTTATGCTTGTGCGAGAAGATTGCCATTGGAGGAGCTCGATCAAAGGATTATTTTGACAGGCATGGGGATCTGAAGAGGATTCGGAGGCTGAAGTTCTGGCCACTTGATCGATTGCTGGTGGAGAAATACGAATTCTCTGAGAGTGATGCTCGTGAGTTTGCAGAGTTTCTTTGTCCTCTTCTCGATTTTTCACCAGAGAAGCGACCAACGGCCCAGCAGTGTCTGCAACACCCATGGCTTAATCTCAGAAGCTCAGGTCAGAATGAGATGCAAGGTCGATCTAACGTGGATGTTGGAATGCGCAACCTTCAGATTTAAGGTGGTCAAATGAAGAAAGGGATTAACGATGTCGGCCCCGCCACATCATTTTCATGACCCTCCCTCCACCTGTACGTGTATTGATTgtgttctatttttttttttctcttggttTGTGACATTTctaataagatttattttttgattaatgattaaCTAAATGTAAAGTAATAACTATTTGTGAGGGAATGGCGTGGGCGAGGGAGTTTTAACTGCGATAACAGAAACCGGTCGTACTTGTGTTACATAATGTGTTTTATGCTCACTTTTAATCAATGCTTACAAATCATGATTAACAGCAACACCATAATCAAGAAATGGTGAAGATCCTGCTATTCTGCTGAAAGCCTTGAATCCTTCCTTTCTGTGTGTCATCTAGTCATGTAAAAAGACCTTGAAGATCAACTTGGGTGAATGCTTTGTAGTAGAAAGTAGAAAAGGGTTGGTACCTACTTAAAAACTCAACTCGCCTATTGAGCTCGTGACTTCTTAGGGCGTCTCAACGTCTTTTTTGCAGTTTTGTTGTCATGCACAGTGGTAGAGGACAATTATCCTCTCTCAGAATGTAATAACATCTTACTTAATATGAGATTGAaacattatatttatttgttttgaaataCTTAATGTGACATTATTTTTGTTGCTTTCGGCTACCTTCCCCACCTAAGTACCTTCCCTTTGAAAGTGCCCGTTTtaatatgatttaattataaaattataattttttttaaaaaaattaatttgttaaaatgtgtaatatttatgtttataaacttgttaaaattttttaattatcgtatgtgaaacattttttttatttatttttaaatatttgaagtGACGCGTTACATTTACAATTACAAGTAGCAAAGGAGGTCCATTGGTGCTCTTCCATCTGTTTAGTTGTCACGGGCGTTCCTATTTGATAGCAAATTGCAAGGTCCAAATACTAAATgctatttatttatatacgGACTGGATTGGACTTGGGGGTCTCCCACTAACCTTTAATAGGACGGCTGGTGCGGCTGCGAGGAACTACCCCTGGTGGGCCTAGTGAGGTGATTTTGGGTCGTTTTTTCGGAAGAAAAAACAGTGTAGCGAATGGAGTTCGAGTTCCCGTTACTCGTTGGAATAACGTTTTGGAACTCATTTCAGGTCATCATATTCTTCTGCGCCGCTACTCTGTGGGTTGGGCCTGAATGCCTAGGACTAGGAGCCGAGGGAGAAGAAAGCATATACTGCAGGGGAAAAGAGTAATGCATGTCATGAGTAAACCCTGACCCTGAGACTGCCTTTGGTTTATAACTTTATGCTCTCGCTTCTTTTTAAACACAAGGTTTCATTTTGCTTGGCTTGGGCGATTGTCTTCCTTACGCATTGGATTTGGTCAGCTGATAGGTGGGACTGGACCCAGTCATAAAACATCAACAATTGACGGATAACCAAGAAACGTAACACGCCCTTCTGCTCTAACAATTTGTGATAAAACGCAGGCAGCTCCAGTTCAAATCAACATCTTTCCCAAATCCTGTCAGATTGGATTGAGATTAAGATTCACACACAactcttttttgctttttcgGGTTTCCAGATTTACCCTTAAGAATCAAGAACAGGGCAATCGAGTTTCTTGCACCCTGTTCTCAACCACAATGTCAAACGTTTCCTTGCGCTGCACATGATCACAGGTGGTTCTTAAATCATAACATGTGAATGATAGTTGTCAAACTTTGGGTTTAGTCCGATTAAGTTCTAACTCATAAATTTATCAGTAACGAATCTCGGACACGCATACTCTGTGTGTTTTCTGCCATTTGACTTTTTGACATCTACTTTTGAATGTCCGTGCAAAAACTCGGAGATCCCGATACAGCTgtgtttaaattaattactagACTAGAATAGACTAGATTCACCAAGTACAATATCTGAAAATAGTCcggagaaaataaaatgcaaAGCAAAGGTGGCACTGCAGATCAACCCACTTGCTCCGGCTGGAAGCATGAGCACAGATGACATGTAAAGTCAAGAAAATGTTGCCGCTTAAGTTTGATAACAACGTGCGTCTGCTATTCTCAGTCTCGGGATGGAAGAGTCTCAAGACGGAGCCAGAGTCTTCTCCAGTGCAAACTCGCTTAAATCATTGAGTTCATGTATTGCATTCAACTATTAAGAGACCTACACATATAATTAAAGGACTTCTTCTCTATCTCTACCTATAGAGAAAACTTTTGAGCATATATACTTCTGCAATTTTGTTAAAACTTTGAACTTTTCACAATCAAGGCATGGCCTGAAGCAGAGTCGCGGGCATGCCATTAACTGACAAGCACTTCTATCCCTGACCAAAACCAATCAAAAGAAGCATCACATTGCTACAGTTCAGCAACGGTCAGCATGTCCAAGATGAACCCAAGACAAAGATTTCTCAATTCATTAAATTACAGCAAGATAGTGAGAAAAAGGGCAAGTCCTTTGTTGAAGAACTATCATTATAGGTGAAAGAGACTACtgattttcataaaaaaaaaaaaaaggtgaaagaGACACCATTTCTAGATGATCGATTGCTATGGTGTCTCTATTTTTGAGCAACATCCGCTTCAAAGATATCCTTCATTAAACTCATTagattatgaaaattgtttctGTATCCATCACTAGTGCATCTAATAACCAACAATAAGGAATTTCATACAGcgataatttaaaataaatgagaaCAACCATAAAAGGAAATAGATAACGGAGAACTATAATGAATCAGCTGCTAAGAACAATACCCACGGCATTAAAGTTTTGATACATCTAGCATCATCCCAGAAAGCAGGATCAATaagcaaaaaattaaaaaggaaccATCTAAATTTATTGCATTCCTCTTTATCTGAACTTCATTTTATGCAGCAAGCACTATTAGTAAAGTGTAGAGGCAAGCAATTGAACATTCAAATATACATTCTGTCAATTCAACTTCGTTACAAAACCAGAGATGAGCAAAAAGATAAATGAAGTAAAGTCATTCCTATAAAAAGAGAATCAAGAAACCTACCTCAGATTAACTTCTATCATTGAAACCACCTGcaatttgaacattatgattGCATgactttgttttgtttgataCATGCAGGGGCCTTGTAATCCTGGCATTTCCAAATAGGTGTGCCTTCAATAGAAATAACACCATCAGTGGAGGGCTCCAGAGAAAACAAGGGCTTAACAGCAGCACTCGGATTACCCATGTTCTTTTCCGTCAATGGAGAGCTCTTAGTAATCGTCTCTTCCTTGGGATTCACTCGATCCCTAAAGGAACAAATGCTTAAGGGCAACTTCTTTAGCTTAACTCTGCCCCTCCTTTTACCAGGGGAATACACATCTTCACAAGCCTTTTCCTTTGACTGATTTGATTCTGCTTCACCATTATCCAACTCCGATTGCCCAGACTTTTCATATTTGGTTCCCTTTGCTTCTGCTTTAACTGACTCCTGAATGGAGTCCTCAGAATCAATTTCGCCTGCTACAGTATCTCCATTGCATGTAGAAGACTGGCTTCCTCCCAATACTATACCCCCATTGTAAATCTTAGTTTTCTCAAGAGTTGGCAAGCTCTTGGGCCTTTTATGTTTATGACCTTTCCATTCAGAAGTTGGTGAATTCTTCGAGATTCTTGGAGAACTGTTGATTGCTCGGTGCAGTCTATGGGCTAACTCTTCATCTGTCCTATTATTCTCGATTGGTTGGTGTTTTTTGTATAAGAGTTGAACTGGAACATGCTTCTTGAGCTTATTCTTTTTCAGGTATCTGTCCTTACTAACTGTTTCTTCAGAAAAAGTTGCTACCAAGTCCAAAGCACTCTTAGCTGCAGCGACAGCTTTAGCTGCAATTGCAGCCTTCTCCTCTGCAGCAGCTCTAGCAGCCTCTGCGGCCTTAGCAGCAGCAATTGCTGCTACTCTTGAGGCCGCCAAAATCTCCTCCGGAGAAAGATTTGGGTTATTGATATGAGaactcaataaattattaagatggGTATTAACATCGCTTGAAGAAGTAGAAGGTGAAGGTGAGGGTGAAGGTGAGAGTGACGGTGAAGGAagagatgaagaagaagaagcaacTGTAGGCTGATCTGAAGAACCATTGGCATTTGAAGCCTGTTTTTTGAATCCAGCAAGCAGGCGCTTCCGAGGAGGCAGAAGGACATCGGCATCCAAGTGATTGATATCACAAATGTTAGCCTCCATCATTCCTCTTCCAATTAATTAAGATCTTAAACACCAAACGATAGGTAATTCTCTACATGGATAATCCAACCGCTCCAATCGCTACCACTCTAAGACATCAATAACCATAGGCTCAGTGTTAAATGGCAAACAAAACCCAGAAAAGAATCTGAATTCTCTGGCAAAATGATAAgaatcataataataaaaaaactagTCAGAAAACACAGCAAATTCAGAAAAGCGTATAGATTTAAGAAGTAGCAGGAAATTCAACctattttaaaagataaatcGGAATTGAAATATGTTTCATTAGTTGCCAATGGcataaagaatgaaaatttgaaaacccTACAGATTCTGTAAAATCAGAACCTCCGTAAAACCAATGAATAACAATAGAAAGTGAACAAATGATGATtaagcaatgaaaataaaatacccAAGCTGAAGATTTTGTTGGAACAGACGGTACCATCCAAACAAAACGAAAGCAACCAAGTTTCAAGATGAAAGCGATCAAAACAATGGAAAATCTCGCGTAGACTCATAAAGGGAAAGGAGAGAATTATATCAAGGCTAACGTAACGTCAAGCGGAAATGCAAAGCAGAAGCCTGATTTCAACCAAATTGCGTTATGCAAACGAAAACAGAGTTGAGTTAAAAAGGTTGAATTTTGATTCAATACCTGATCATTTATCCGGGGGGTTGGTTGGTTGGTGTCccagagaaagagagaaagagagagttgagaagaaggaaattagggttctttctttttatttttctatatatttgtgttagttttgatttggaggtgagagagagagagagagagagagggaggtGGGGAAGAAATCCAGGGTAGGGGAGGAAAAAACCGAAGATGTTGTTTTGTGTTAATATATTCTACTGCTAtttactactactactacttaCTATTAATAATGTCAGAGAGAATTTTCCATTGGTTCTTCCACTAGTTTCACTGCCCCATTCcctaaatttctttcttttccttttatctttCCTTACCAATGGCACAGGCCAATTCTGTTTTCTTACTGCTGTCCTTGCTTTTCTTCTCTAATTACGATATTGCCAATTGCGCATCACTGGAAACATTCAAATAACTACTTCTTCTCACCATCCTCTTCCTCCATTGTAAGTGGCTTttccaaaactcatactctgTTTTTCCCGCAGGAATTTCAGATTGTTTATTCATCACATCATTCCACTTCTTTCAAAGAGAAAAATCGCCTACTCCTAGTCACGGTGTTAAGGAAATACTTCTTATTTTTTCCCCGGGTAATTTCGTAAATAGGGAAAGCAGCTAGCCCCGAAAAAGGAATCCCAACTGCagtatatttttatatttatgatgTATAAATGCTTTTTACACGTGTCCGCCACAACCAAACTGAAAACTCTCCGCACGAGTGGTCCGAATCATTGCCTGCCACCCGCTTACCGAATATTGCCACGTCACCCTGGTGGCTTTGTGCTTAAACAATTTTAACGACTTCACTCTTCCCGCGCACGATAGCCCAGCCTCCGGCCGACGGCCGCGAATCCTTAAACCCTAACTACATTTCTCCagagtgttttttttttctcggCAATCAAACGGaacaggtttttttttttcctttctttaatAGGACCTTGATTGGCAATTCCTCGAGCAAGCTattgcttttttttcttttaggaTTCGTGAGGCGCTCTTCTTTTTTGAATTCAATGCGGAAAGGTTTtggggaaaaaaaatagaaatttttagGATTGATTTGATAGCGTACAGTATGGGGAGCATTAAGCCCTTGCCAGAGGCTGTTCGTAGTTCGGTGCGTTCTGCCATTATATTGTTTGACTTGACTAGGGTTGTGGAGGAGCTCATTTTCAACAGCCTCGATGCTTCTGCTTCAAAGGTCATTAATTTTCCGAAAATAACTGATAAACAATGCGCGAGATTTGCACTTGAACGAGGGATGTATGTTAAGAGTGGCGGTTTCTTTAATTGTTTCAGGTGTCAGTCTTTGTAAGTGTCGGGAGCAGCTATGTCAAAGTGGTGGATGATGGTAACCACTTTTATGCCTTTCCTTTTTGAAAGTTTGAACAGAGTACCACatccacttttcatgcttaaTTTGCCTTTCTTATATGCTTTCAGGATCTGGTATATCTCGTGATGGATTGGTGTCACTGGGAGAAAGATATGGTCAGTTGTGTAATACACTTTTctattttgctttttatttcCTGTATTTTCCCAGATGGATGTGAATTTGCTCTCTCACAAACTCACAATTTATTATGCATTGGCAGTAACATCAAAGCTTTACCATCTGGGTGATTTGGATGCTGCCAGCAGGAGCTTTGGCTTTCGGGGAGAAGCACTGGCTTCTATATCTGATGTAGCCTTGGtggaaataataacaaaagcTTACGGAAAGCCAAATGGGTACCGCAAGGTCATTAAGGTATTTACAGTGACTAGTTTGTGAgaaaatgcattttttttGCTATTCATTTCAATTTGGATTGCAATTATCTTTTCCTTGGTTCTTGTCTTTGCAGGGATCCAAGTGTTTGTATCTTGGAATTGATGATGATAGGAAAGATGCAGGTACAACAGGTAAGACCCTCTTCTGGTGTCTGTGCTTTTGTTAGCACATAAGGATTGTTGCTTTGCTCGAAGACATATTCATGCCTTTTAATGTTGAAATCTTCTGTGCACCAGAGAGATGTGTTTGCCTTACTTTCTCAGCTTTTGATTTTAGCCCTAAGAGAGCAGAAATGGTTCTAGCTTTGAagttataaaacaaataaacgATCAGTTAGGTAATCCTAAGTATTAGGAGATGACTCTGATGGGTGCAAAAGCACTTAAAATCTCACCTATTAGAATATTGGTAGAATCGAGAACGGTAAAGCTCCTTAAAGTAGGTGTGATCAACCTCATACAACAGCATGAATTATTTACAACTTACCTAACTAACAaattatttacatattatttacGACAGCATGAATAGGATTTTCCCCTTTTATCCTCCCTCCCCCCAACAAAATGAAGAAGACTCGCTTCtattctttctatttttcttttcttcattgaCTAATGTCTTGATTCCATGCAGTTGTCGTGCGTGATTTATTTTACAACCAACCTGTTCGGAAGAAGCATATGCAATCCTGGTTTGTCTTTTCAATCTCCAGTTCCTGGTTTcctttataattatattatagtTTGTGAAGATAGTTCTTGGTTGCTCCTTGTTAAATGATTATTATACGCATGTGCTCTGCTCTGAATTGGTGTGCCTGTGACTTGTACTGCTGAATTTGAAGCCCTAAGAAGGTGTTGCACTCAGTTAAAAAGTGCGTATTCAGAATGGCCCTTGTGCACCCAATGGTTTACTTCAATGTGATTGATATTGAAAGGTATCTTCTTGTCAAATTTCTCAGTTGGAGCTCCATCACTTctattctttttctatttttaactttatttatttgttgaaTTAAGTGAGGATGAGCTTCTCAGTACGCATCCTTCCTCTTCTCCTTTGTCACTTTTAATGAGTGGTTTTGGGATTGAGGACTGTACCTCTCTGCAGAAGCTGAATGCTGATGATGGTTCCCTCAAGCTTTCTGGCTACATAACTGGCTCCTGGGACAATTTTGCTGTTAAGGtagaataattattttgattaactAAAGAAGTatcttcataattttattcttatagaTCCATTCTTTTAATATTCTGTTCTTTTCTGGCAGGCCTTTCAATTTGTTTGTATCCATTGAATATCTGATGCCAATGGTGGGTTAGTCAATATATAGATATTGCATATCATGAATGTGGTTTTGGACCTTCACAATGTCAGATATCAATTCAAGGTTTGTCTGCAAGGGTCCCATTCATAAGTTGCTGAACAACTTGGCCACTAGTTTTGAGTCTTTAGATTCAAAGAAGGCTAACAACTGGACcaagaaaggaaagaggaGTAGACCTCAAGTATTTCCGTCCTACATACTGAATATTAGTTGCCCTCCTTCTTTCTATGATTTAACCTTAGAACCATCAAAGACATATGTTGAATTCAAGGTAATATTCAGTCTAATTATGAACTGTAATTTAGTTTGCATTGTCTGTGTGACTTAATACTAAAAGCATTTTGTTTTAAGGGAGGAACCTTGTATTGCATCCAatcaaaattatgttttttcaAACCATTTGAAAGCTACTTTAAACCCTTTCATGACTTCAGAACAAACTAGTGATTGCATGTTTCTGATGTGTTAAAATATGGACAGAATTCTCTTACTGCTTTCTGTAATAGATTACAGGGTGTATGGAAAGGGACTCTGCACTTAAATTAGACATActttaccttttttctttgggCATACTATATGATTTCATTATGTGGAATAGTATTTTGCTCTTTTCATAGGATTGAGTATTATTAATTGTTTAGTTGCCTTTAAAAGCTCATTTATTTAATCCCGTACTTTCCACATATTTAATACAGTGATGATGttattttagcctttttaTGGTAACATGACATATTGGACTATTAGGAACTTTGGAAAGTTGTTAATTCGGGAACAAATTATCTCACTCTTCTTTTGTTTGTTGCTGTCTGCCAGGATTGGGCATCTATACTTACCTTAATTGAGAAGACAATTCAACACCTCTGGAGGAAAAATATTTGTCGTGGTACACTCTCGGCCACAAAAACTGCTTATTATCGTTGTATGACCTTTTATCAATTCTTAATCTGTTTCTTATCAAATCCTTTAATCATGCAGCCAATGGATTAGGACAAGCTGAAACTTTGAAGGAAGATGACAATATCTTACATGTGGAAGAAGGTGTCCTTCAGTATTTTATTTTCCAAACATCTTCTTTTGAGACATTGATGTGGCTGAACATATCCAATTATGCTCTTGCATGAAGTTATTGTCTTTTGCATGCTATCTCTCTGTTATACTTCATTTatgattttactttttcttctgTAGATTTTTTTGATGAAGGACCATCTGTGGACTCAGAATTTGCAACAAGGAAACGTTGGACTCAAAAATATCGGCCTTCTTCTTCATTAGAGAAGCTAACAACAGATCATTTGTTTCTTACAGACCATGAAGATATTCCATTTGAGGAGTGCCATGTGAATAATGCACAATTTAGAGATCAACAAAACAATATGAAATTTGTTCATTGGACTGACTATTCTTTTCAAAGTTGGGATGATTCCCTTGTCAAAGGCACATCCTCAGTATTTGAAAGGAGTGATTGTTGTCTTTTGACAACTAATAACAATTCTTTAGTTGAGGATTACTTCTTGGAAAATAGATTCACTGCTTCAGGAAGATCAAACTGTCATGTGAACAACAATGGTATATGTTCAAAGTTAGGTAATGCATCCGATGTGGTTGAGAGTGATGTGACCAATGGAACAGATAGGAACATATTTCCTTTTGATTATCATGAACATTACAATGACTCACAGTTCAGAAAGAATATCAGCAAGCCTTTTCTGCAAAGTTGCTCCTCCCAAAGAACCTTGCCACTTGACAGGGAGTTGGTTGAAAGTGAGAAAGGAATTGAACCACCAATGGATAGCTTTAAGACCAAAGCGAAGCAGGTTTGCTCAAATGAAAGGTTCAATATGCTGAAAACTGATTCCAGTGATCAGACCATGTGGCAGGATGGAGGACCATGCGGTCAAATTTATCCCAAACTTGTAAGTAAAGGTGGGATTGCTAGAGATTTGGATGTTCTAACAAGGGCTTCTGCCAAATCGTTCCTGTCATGTGGAGATGTCTCTATTGAAGAGAATGGCCTTCCATCTGATTCAGTCACACCAATAGAAAAAACTGGCTCTGGTCATCAGTCCTTAAGTTCTGAATGGTGTTCAGGAACCTCTAATCCCTTTGAGCAGTTCAGTTATAAAAATCCAATTGAAGGGTGCTTCAGATCTGAAGAAAGGACCAACTTTGGGCATTTCTCTGCTGGTGAAGATGAGGACTACCAATTTAGCTTTGACCTAATCTCAAGGAGCTCCAGCCAAGAAAAATGCATCTATGATTGTCCAAACACTGGACTAGAAATTGACTATGCCAAATCTAGTAGAGATTTTCATGGATTCCTTCAACAATACAATCTAAATCATACATTTTCTCCAGAAGATTCCAATGTAGCAATTGAAGAGAGAGACTGGTTGTGTACAGACTCAAGTATTAATGAATATAAAAGACAAATCGATTGGTTTCAATATCAAGATGTTGAACAAAATCCTATTCCTAAAGAAAGAGCAAGAAGAAGCCAGTCAGCTCCTCCATTTTGCAGCTACAAGAGGAGGTTTATCTCCTTACATCATTGTTTGGCATCAGGGGAACCCACTTTTAGTGAAGTCCGTGGTCCATTCACTTCTCCAGGTGTTTTTCATGATGTACATTTCAGTTCAAAGGACTGGCCTGATAATGTAGTATAATTAATGTCTGAATTTTGCAGAGATTGGTGAGAAGAAGCCTCCCCAACAATCTTCTGGTGTGGACAATCTACATTTTGAACCAAGTTTTGGAAAGAATAGGTACTGCAAATTTTGTATCTCCTTACAGAAAATGTTACTGAAACTTaatttttctcactttttttattggttgaatcaatattcttattttggCTTGCTGCAGATCAAATATGAATAACAAGCCAAACATGGTGTTCAGCACTGTAGTTCGAAAATGTGAAGACATTGAACAACCTCATTGCCTAGAGGGTCCTGAATCAGCTCCGGTGCAAGGTAATTCTGTTCTTTTGGTAGAAGTCATACTTTCATTTGAGTTTAAGTTCTTATGACACAATTGATATTGATTCTGTAGTGTGTGAACTTGAAGAGGATGAGAGTTTAACAACATCTTAATAGATTTGATAGACATGGAATGcagaattctttttttttttttttccaaacaAGGAAAAACTTTAAGTACTGCTCAATAGAACGGcccttacttttttttatttttacgtACTTCAGTATTTATCTCAAAGGGAAATCAGGATCCAGCAAATTCTGGAACCAAATGGCGGAGTGGTTTTGCACAGAATACAGTTGggtatttttacaattttaatcaattatttttgCCGCTCATGAGTTTTCAGCTCTAGATATATTCACTAGTGGTCAATAATATTTACTGTTAAATTAATGCAGAGCAACAGCAAATTATGTGATATTGACTATGAATATAATGTACTTGACATTGCGTCCGGATTGCCCTTTGTTGCCACTAAATCATTGGTTCCTGAATCTATCAATAAGAATTGTCTCAGAGATGCCAAGGTTCTGCAACAGGTGGATAAGAAATTCATCCCA
Protein-coding sequences here:
- the LOC18610643 gene encoding DNA mismatch repair protein MLH3 isoform X3, with the protein product MGSIKPLPEAVRSSVRSAIILFDLTRVVEELIFNSLDASASKVSVFVSVGSSYVKVVDDGSGISRDGLVSLGERYVTSKLYHLGDLDAASRSFGFRGEALASISDVALVEIITKAYGKPNGYRKVIKGSKCLYLGIDDDRKDAGTTVVVRDLFYNQPVRKKHMQSCPKKVLHSVKKCVFRMALVHPMVYFNVIDIESEDELLSTHPSSSPLSLLMSGFGIEDCTSLQKLNADDGSLKLSGYITGSWDNFAVKAFQFVYINSRFVCKGPIHKLLNNLATSFESLDSKKANNWTKKGKRSRPQVFPSYILNISCPPSFYDLTLEPSKTYVEFKDWASILTLIEKTIQHLWRKNICRANGLGQAETLKEDDNILHVEEDFFDEGPSVDSEFATRKRWTQKYRPSSSLEKLTTDHLFLTDHEDIPFEECHVNNAQFRDQQNNMKFVHWTDYSFQSWDDSLVKGTSSVFERSDCCLLTTNNNSLVEDYFLENRFTASGRSNCHVNNNGICSKLGNASDVVESDVTNGTDRNIFPFDYHEHYNDSQFRKNISKPFLQSCSSQRTLPLDRELVESEKGIEPPMDSFKTKAKQVCSNERFNMLKTDSSDQTMWQDGGPCGQIYPKLVSKGGIARDLDVLTRASAKSFLSCGDVSIEENGLPSDSVTPIEKTGSGHQSLSSEWCSGTSNPFEQFSYKNPIEGCFRSEERTNFGHFSAGEDEDYQFSFDLISRSSSQEKCIYDCPNTGLEIDYAKSSRDFHGFLQQYNLNHTFSPEDSNVAIEERDWLCTDSSINEYKRQIDWFQYQDVEQNPIPKERARRSQSAPPFCSYKRRFISLHHCLASGEPTFSEVRGPFTSPEIGEKKPPQQSSGVDNLHFEPSFGKNRSNMNNKPNMVFSTVVRKCEDIEQPHCLEGPESAPVQVFISKGNQDPANSGTKWRSGFAQNTSNSKLCDIDYEYNVLDIASGLPFVATKSLVPESINKNCLRDAKVLQQVDKKFIPIVAGGTLAIIDQHAADERIQLEELRQKVLSGKGKTVTYLDTEQELILPEIGYQLLHNYSEQIRNWGWICDIHTQDSKPFKKNLNLIRRKPAVVKLLAVPCILGVNLSHVDLLEFLQQLADTDGSSTMPPSIIRILNSKACRGAIMFGDSLLPSECSLIVEELKQTSLCFQVS
- the LOC18610643 gene encoding DNA mismatch repair protein MLH3 isoform X4, which encodes MGSIKPLPEAVRSSVRSAIILFDLTRVVEELIFNSLDASASKVSVFVSVGSSYVKVVDDGSGISRDGLVSLGERYVTSKLYHLGDLDAASRSFGFRGEALASISDVALVEIITKAYGKPNGYRKVIKGSKCLYLGIDDDRKDAGTTVVVRDLFYNQPVRKKHMQSCPKKVLHSVKKCVFRMALVHPMVYFNVIDIESEDELLSTHPSSSPLSLLMSGFGIEDCTSLQKLNADDGSLKLSGYITGSWDNFAVKAFQFVYINSRFVCKGPIHKLLNNLATSFESLDSKKANNWTKKGKRSRPQVFPSYILNISCPPSFYDLTLEPSKTYVEFKDWASILTLIEKTIQHLWRKNICRANGLGQAETLKEDDNILHVEEDFFDEGPSVDSEFATRKRWTQKYRPSSSLEKLTTDHLFLTDHEDIPFEECHVNNAQFRDQQNNMKFVHWTDYSFQSWDDSLVKGTSSVFERSDCCLLTTNNNSLVEDYFLENRFTASGRSNCHVNNNGICSKLGNASDVVESDVTNGTDRNIFPFDYHEHYNDSQFRKNISKPFLQSCSSQRTLPLDRELVESEKGIEPPMDSFKTKAKQVCSNERFNMLKTDSSDQTMWQDGGPCGQIYPKLVSKGGIARDLDVLTRASAKSFLSCGDVSIEENGLPSDSVTPIEKTGSGHQSLSSEWCSGTSNPFEQFSYKNPIEGCFRSEERTNFGHFSAGEDEDYQFSFDLISRSSSQEKCIYDCPNTGLEIDYAKSSRDFHGFLQQYNLNHTFSPEDSNVAIEERDWLCTDSSINEYKRQIDWFQYQDVEQNPIPKERARRSQSAPPFCSYKRRFISLHHCLASGEPTFSEVRGPFTSPEIGEKKPPQQSSGVDNLHFEPSFGKNRSNMNNKPNMVFSTVVRKCEDIEQPHCLEGPESAPVQVFISKGNQDPANSGTKWRSGFAQNTSNSKLCDIDYEYNVLDIASGLPFVATKSLVPESINKNCLRDAKVLQQVDKKFIPIVAGGTLAIIDQHAADERIQLEELRQKVLSGKGKTVTYLDTEQELILPEIGYQLLHNYSEQIRNWGWICDIHTQDSKPFKKNLNLIRRKPAVVKLLAVPCILGVNLSHVDLLEFLQQMDHQQCLHQLFEFLILKHAEVQLCLETPCYLQNVP